Below is a window of Paraburkholderia azotifigens DNA.
GCGCGCGACGAGGACGAATACATTGCGCTCGCAAGCGCGTGGGCCGCGCAGCCTGAGCGTCTGGCTGCGTTGCGCGAGGGTTTGCGTGCGCAGATGCTGGCTTCGCCGCTGTGCGATGCGCGGCGCTTCGCGACGAATCTGAAAGCGGCATTCGACGGCATGTGGACGCAGTACGTCGACTCGCACGCTGCATGAATCAAAAGGATCACAGTGGATCACGCTAATCTTCTCAACACCGCGCTCGCGCATCACCAGGCCGGCCGGCTCGCCGAAGCCAAGGCAATCTACGACGAGATCCTGCGCGCCAATCCCCGGCATTCCGATGCGCTGCATTTTCTCGGCCTGCTCGCGTGCCAGATTCAACAGTACGAGGCGGGCATCACGCTGATGCGCCAGTCGATCGAGGTTCTGCCGAACGCGATCTATCACAACAATCTCGGTAACGCGTTGCGCGAGCATGGCCAACTGAAGCAGTCGATCGATTCATATCGCGAGGCCGTGACGCTCAAGCCGGACTACGCCGAAGCGCACAACAATCTCGGCAACGCGTTGCGTGAAGATCGTCAGCCGGAAGCCGCGATGCGAAGCTGCGCGCAGGCGCTCGAATTGCGTCCCGGTTACGCCGAGGCGTACAACAATCTCGGCAATGCTCTGAAGGATCTCGGCGAGACGGATAGCGCGGTGCTCGCGTATCGCAAGGCAATTTCGTTCAGACAGCACTATGCGGACGCGCACAACAATCTCGGCAACGCGTTGACGGAGCAGGGCAAGTACGACGAGGCGATTGCCAGCTATCACAGCGCGATCGCGCTCGATCCGAACCGCGCGCTGATACACAACAGTCTCGGCACGCTGCACCTTGCGCGTGGCGAACTCGCGGAAGCCGCGGTGAGCCTGCAACGCTCGATCGATCTCGACCCGAATCAGCCGGGCGTCTACAACAATCTGGCCAACACGTTCCGCGACGCGGGCGAATCCGAACTCGCGGCAGAGCAATACTCGAAAGCGCTGCAACTCGCGCAGACGATCGTCGATTCGTATCAGTCCGGCGTGGCGAATGCCGTGCACGGGCGTTCGTCGGAGCCGCGCATGTCGTTCGCACAGGCGTGTGCAACGCTCGGCAATGCGTGGTACGGGTTGGGCCGCTATGATGAGGCGATCGACTGCTATCAGCGCGCCGTCGCACTCGCGGATGACGACGCCGAAGTGCATCACAATCTCGCCGTCGCGTATCTGAAGACCGAGCGTTCCGATGACGCGTTGCGCTACGCGCGCAAGGCCCTCGAACGCAAGGACGGCTCATCGCGGATGCACATCAACCTCGGCGATGTGTTGCGCTCATTGGGCGAACTCGAAGCCGCGGCCGACAGCTATCGCGCCGCGATTGAACGCTCGCCGGACGCCGACGTCGCGCACACGGCGCTGCTGTTCTGCGAAGCGAGCATGTCGCATCAGCGGGTCGAAGCCTATCTGGCCGACGCTGCGTATTTCGGCAAGCGGATCGCAGCAGGCGTCAGGCAGTTCACGCATCGGCGCGCGCCGCGCGGCAAGCGGCCATTGCGCATCGGCTTCGTATCGGGCGATCTGCGCACGCATCCTGTGGGCATTTTTACGGAAAGTGTGCTGAGCCATATTGATCCGTTGCGTATCGAACTGATCGCGTATCCGACCAACGATGTCGTCGACGATACGACGCACCGTTTGCGGCCGCTGTTCGACGCATGGACACCGCTATGGAAACTCTCGCGCGACGCCGCGGCGCAGCGCATCGTCGATGATGGCATCGACATTCTGCTCGACATGTCGGGTCACACGGCGTTCAACCGCCTGCCCGTGTTCGCGATGAAACCGGCGCCCGTGCAGGTGACATGGCTCGGCTTTTTCGCATCGACGGGTGTCGAACAAATCGATTACGTGCTCGGCGACCGCTATGTGTTGCCGCCCGAAGAGGCGCATCACTTCATCGAAAAGCCGTGGCATCTGCCCGACGGCTATCTGTGCATGACGCCGCCCAAGTACGACATCGATGTCGGCCCGCTTCCGATGCAAGCGAATGGTTACGTCACGTTCGGCTATCTCGGCAAGCTCGCGAAGATGACGGACGGCGTGCTCGATCTGTGGGCGCGCGTGCTGCAGCGTGTGCCTGAGTCGCGTCTGTTGATCAAGGCGCACGAACTCGACCGGGCGCACGTCGTGGAAGCGACGTATGCGCGCTTCGCGGCGCGCGGCATCGCCGCATCGCGCCTGTTGCTCGAAGGCGGCTCGAGGCGCAAGGCCTATCTTGAGACGTTCAATCGCGTCGATATCGTGCTGAGTCCCTTCCCGTATCCGGGCGGCACGACGACAGCGGAATCGCTGTGGATGGGTGTGCCCGTCGTCGCGATGAAAGGCGATCGCTTCCTCGGTCACATCGGCGAAAGCGTGCTGCATTCGGCGGGATTCGGGGAGTGGATCTGCGTCGATCAGGCGAGCTATATCGACAAAGTGTGCGAACTGGTGTCGAGTATCGAATCGCTGGCAAAGCTGCGCGCCGGTTTGCGCGAGCATGTGCTCGCTTCGCCGATGTGCGATGCGCGCCGCTTCGCGGGCAACTTCGAAGATGCGCTAGAAGGCATGTGGCGCGCGTACGAAGAAAGCGCGAACTGAATTGAGCCTCGATGTCCGCATTACGCCCTGCGTGGCGCAATGCGGACATTTGCTTTTGTACAGGCGAAAAAAAAGCTGCATCGCTGCAGCTTTATCAATCCGCGCAGTTCTTGTTGACTACGTCGCGCGGCGTTCTTCAGATTCGATAACTCAGAGCATGCCTGTCGTGTGATACAGGCTCACCGACTTGATGCGACGAAGCGCCTCGCCGTGACGTTCGGTGAGGCGGTCCATGCCGTTGCGCGCATGCATGCTGATCCCTGCGTCGATATGCTGGATCATGCGGATCTTTTCCAGTGCTTCGGGCGTTTGCTGCGGGCTCAGCGACATCAGCAGCGGCGAGCGCTCTTCGACGATCGCCGACGCGCGCGGCCAGTCTTGTTGCGAGACCGCGTCTTCGAGAGCGCGGGTCAAATCCAGTGCGCGGGTCAGCGAATCGTTCATCATGAGTTCCGTTTAGCGGGTATCCGCGTTACTTCGAGTTCAGCGAGCCCGACAGGCCGCCGCCGCCGAACAGCTGGTTCAGGTATGCCGTGTTGTTCTGCATTGTCGTCATCAGCGTGTTCAGCGCCGAGAACTGCGCGTTGTACTGATCGGTCAGCGTGCTCTGATAGTTGGTGAGCTGCGTCGCCTGATCCGACAGATTGCTCAGGTCGGTGTTCAGCGCCTGCGTGCGCTGATCGATCGTGCCGCTCGACTGCGTGTACGTGTTGATGAAGTTGTTCAGCGTCACGCCCATGCCGTTCGTCGTGTTGAACGCGGCTGCGACGGTCGAACTGTTGCTCGACAGCGCATTTTCCAGCGTCGTCGAATCGACGGACAGCGTGCCGTCGTGTTGCAGGTTGATGCCGATCGACGACAGGCTGATCGTCTTGCCGCCGACGCTGATGCCGCCGCCGACCAGCGCGCCGAGCGTGTTCGTGATCGTGTTCGTCATCGAATCGCCGAGCAGCGGGCCGGCCTGCGAGCCCGTCGCCTGCGTCGAGTCCCACGTCAGCCCCGTGGCCGTCGTGACGTAGTTGTTGTACGCGGTGACAAAGGCGTTGATGGACTTTTCCGACGCCGACGTGTCGTTTGTGATCGAGATGGTCTGCGTGCTGTTCGCGGTCGCGTTCGAGATGTCGATGTTCACGCCCGTCAGCGCCGACGTGACGACGTTCGTCGAGCTGGTGATCGCGTTGCCGTCGAGCGAAAAGTTCGCGTCCTTGCCCGCCGTGACTTGCGTGAAACTGGCCGTGTTCAGGCCGGAGCTGAGGCCCGCGCTTGCCGAAACCGACACGCTGTTGGCCGCGCCCGTCGCTTTCGAGGTCAGCACCAGATGCTGGCCGTCGGCCGCAGTGATGACGGCTGCCGAGACGCCCGGATTGTTGTTCGCCGTGTTGATCGAGTTAGCGATGGTCGCTAGCGTGTCCGACGACGTCACGTTGATCTGCATGGAGTTGCTGCCTACGCCCACCGTCAGCGTACCGCTGCCGAGGCTCGCGCCCGAGGTGTAAGCCTGCGAAGAAATCTTGTTGGCGGTCGCAATATTGGTGACGGCCAACGTGTAGTTGCCTGCCACCGCGCCCTTGCCGGTTGTCGTCGATGCCGTGACGCCCGTGCCGCTGACGGCGACTGCCAGCTGATTGAGCGCCGTGCCGTCGGACAGGCCGCTGATTGCCGTCTGCAGCGACGAAAGCGCCGATTTGATCTTGCCGATTGCGGAGAGCTCGGCGTTGTCCGAGGTTTGCTTGGTTGTGATCGCCGACGATTGAGCCGCGGTCTTCGCCGTCACAAGCGCCGACACCAGTGAATTCACATCGAGGGTCGACTTGGTCGAGCCGCTGATGATGGACTGCGCTGCCTGCTGTAGCAGGGAAGTGACGTCAGTGGATGAAGTCGAAGTCGACGTGGTGGTCATGCGGTGCTCCGATTGGCGAAACGGACTGCGTTGGGTTCTCGGCGTTCAAATGCATGATGGGAGGCGAACCTCCCAAGCATGCGATACAGCTGTTTTTTTATTTGCCGAAGCCGGGCGCGAGCCGCGGCTTCGGGTGCGGCGCCGGACCGCGCGCCGTCTGTCGTTACTCTTACTGGAGGAGCTTCAGAACTTGCTGGGGCATCGAGTTCGCTTGCGCCAGAACCGAGATACCAGCTTGTTGCAGAACCTGAGCCTTCGACAGGTTCGCCGTTTCCGTCGCGAAATCTGCGTCGGTGATCTGTGAACGCGCTGCACTCATGTTCGTTGCTTGAGTTTGCGTCGTCGAAATTGCAGCCTGGAACGTGTTCTGCGTTGCGCCCAGCGTTGCTTGGAACGTGTTCACGCTCGTCAGAACGTTGTCGATCTGGCTCATCGCGGACTGGGCTGCCGATGCCGTCGAAACGCTCAGCGCGTTGATGCCGAGGTTCGTCGCGTCCCACTTTTGCGTGCCGAAGTCAGCCGTGATCTCCTGGCCCTTGAACGCGCCGATCTGGAAGTTGACCGAGCTGATGCCGTTCAGAACCGATTGGCCGTTGAACGTCGTTTGTTGCGCAACGCGCGTGATTTCCGTCAGACGGGTCGACACTTCCGACTGGAGGTTAGCCAGTGCGTTCGAGTCGAGCGAGCCGTCACCTGCTTCCACCGCCAGCTGGCGGATACGTTGCAGGTTGTCGACGACCGACTGCAGTGCGCCGTTCGTGGTTTGCACCATCGAGATGCCGTTGTTCGCGTTGGCAGCACCTTGCGTCAGCGCGTTGATCGATGCCGTTTGCGACGTCGAAATCGCGAGACCTGCCGCGTCGTCGGCAGCGGTGTTCACACGCTTGCCCGACGACAGGCGGTTGATCGCCTGCGACAGTGCGCTTTGCGAACCCGACAGGTTGTTCTGCGCGGTCAGCGAAGCGATGTTGGTGTTGATATTCAGCATTTTGCGTCCTCGTTTGTAAAACGCCTCGGATGTAGGAGGCTGTTTTGGCTCGGCGTCGCGCCTTACTGTGTGCATTGCGTCGCCGCCTGTCCTGGTTGACGGCGTGGTCAGAAGAAAACTTTAGGGGCGATCTTGCGAAATTTGGGGGCGCATGGATGCGGGCGGCACGCTGTCGGGGGCGTCTGTGACGATCGGGAAGACGGCGTATCCTTGATGGCCCGCTTCCTTTGCTCGTGGAGATGTCATGCAGAAACGCAAGCTCGGCACGTCGCAACTGCAGGTCGCGCCGCTGATGTTCGGAGGAAATGTATTCGGCTGGACGGCCGACGAAGCCACGTCGTTTTCGATCCTCGACGCATTTGCCGACGCGGGCCTGAATTTCATCGATACCGCCGACGTCTATTCGGCATGGGTGCCGGGCAATCAAGGCGGCGAATCGGAAACGATCATCGGCAAGTGGTTCGCGAAGTCGGGCAAGCGCGACAGGATCGTGCTGTCGACGAAGGTCGGCATGCTGGGAAATCGCAAGGGGCTGTCGGCGGGCAACATTCGCGCGGCCGTCGAAGATTCGCTGCGACGCCTGCAGACGGACTACATCGACGTCTACTTTTCGCATCTCGACGACGAGGAGACGCCGCTGGCGGAGACGCTCGGCGCGTACCAGCAGCTGATCGAAGCGGGCAAGGTGCGGGTGATCGGCGCGTCCAACTACGGCGGCGCGCGGCTGCAGGAAGCGCTGCAGATCGCGCGGGACAATGGCTTGCCGCAGTATCAGGTGATCCAGCCGGAGTACAACCTGTACGACCGTGCCGCTTACGAAACCGACCTCGAGCCGATCGCGCTCGCCGAGCGGCTGGGCGTGGTCTGCTACTACAGCCTCGCGAGCGGTTTCCTGTCGGGCAAATACCGTTCACGCGACGATCTGTCGAAGAGCGCGCGGGGCCGCAAGGTCGAGGCGTATCTGAACGAACGCGGCTTCGCGATCCTCGATGCACTCGAAGAAGTGGCGGGGCGGCACGGCAGCACGCCGGCTTCGGTGGCACTCGCGTGGCTGATCGCGCGTCCCAGCATCACGGCGCCGATTGCCAGCGCGACGTCCGTCGAACAGCTCGAGAGTCTTGTCGCTGCTGTGCATCTGACGCTCACGGACGCAGATTTGCGCGCATTGAACGACGCAAGTGCCTGATCGTAAACGTCAAAAAGCTGGTCGGAAGGTTGATTTCCTGATATGATCGGGAGTGAATTGAGATCTTTGCTCGTTTCGTCATGGGTTACTGGTGGCGAAACGCTAGCTAGGCGCGGCGCTGCAATGTGCGCTGCCCGCGTTTCGCGGTGAACTCCCACCTCTCTTTTCCGGCCTCCGTGGCCGCTTCGCCTCTCGTTTCAGTAGTGCTTTGCCAGATCTGGAACGACCGGAGGGCCGGCGCGTGAGTGGGCTGACCGCCACGCCATTAACCGTATCAAGCGTTTTTAGGAATTACATGACGACGATTCTCCTGAAGGAAAATGAGCCGTTCGAAGTGGCAATCCGCCGCTTCCGCCGCGCAATCGAAAAGAATGGCCTGATCGCAGAACTGCGTGAACGCCAGGCATACGAAAAGCCGACGACGGCTCGTAAGCGCAAGAAGGCAGCTGCAGTGAAGCGCCTGCACAAGCGCCTGCGCAGCCAGATGCTGCCGAAGAAGCTGCACTAAGCACGCTTCCGGCACGCGAAAGCACGCCTACGGCGGTGTGAGCTTCGAAAGAAGCCACACCGCCGTTTTTCATTTGCAGCGTCGATTGGGGTGTAAAGAAGCGCGGAGACTTCCGCGCGGCTTATTTCTGGACTAGAGGGTCAGGCGGTGGTCCGGACGCGTTCATCGGAAAGGCCGAACTGACGTGCGATCGAGCGCAGCCGGTCGCGCCATTCCCAGGTGCCGAAAACGTCGTGAACGTTTTGCAGGCAACTGAGCAAGTCGACGATGACAGGATCGTAGATGTTGAGGCGCGAGCGCAGCAGCGCCTTCTTTAATGCGGCCACGCCGACGTCCATATAAATCGGCATTTCGGCCGGCGTTTTGCCGATGAATCGCACGGGAATGCCTTCCATCGCCGTCATGTAGTCGCGCGAATGGATAAAGCTGCCGACCGGGCAACCCCCGCAATAGCCGCGGTAGGCGCCGCCACCGCGCGGCAGCAACGCCGCACGGCCCTGGCCGAACAGATGATCGACTGCCCGGTCGTAGATTTCCTGATGTGTCAGGAAGTTATGAGTTTTCATGTTGGTCTCCCCCAGCGCACTGCGCAGCGGTCATTCGTTTCCGGTGCAAGAGTCGACAGTATCCTGTGACGGGCGCGCTGCCTAAGCTCTGACCAGGACGTCGATTACCGTCCAATTCGCGGTTTGCGGACGACGCGCGTTACACCAGCAATGCCGTCGACACCCGGCTGACTTCCCCGTCCGGAGGTGCGTCGAACGACATCGCATGCATCAGTTATAACGAGCGAAATGCAAAAATGGACAGCCGGTGTGTTGGCTAGCGCTCAGTTCCTGCGTCGGGTGCCGATGACTCTCGCTCGCCGCGCTGCCCGGCCACGCGTACGCCTTTACGGACGCGGTTTCCGCCCGCGCCGCTTCGCAAACATCACGACCTTTCGAACGGGCGCGATCATGCCATGTGTTGCGACCGCGCGACATGTGTCCGCGGTCGGCGCATGGCGCGCAGCCCGTCAATTCGCGTTCTTTTTGCGGCCTTTTCTGCCGAGCGACGCGCACCGCGAATAGCAGGTGCAATCGGTTTGATGATCGTTGACCATGCCGACCGCCTGCATGAAGGCATAACAGATAGTTGTGCCCACAAATTTGCAGCCATAGCCTTTGAGCGCCTTGCTGAGCGCATCCGACACTTCCGTCGAAGCGGGCGCGTGCTTGTAGCTCGTCCACGCGTTCTGGACCGGCACGTTGTCGACGAACGACCATACGAAGTCCGCCAGGGAACCGTGCTCCGCCTGAATCTGCCTGACGGCTTTAGCATTGAGCACCGTCGACTCGATCTTGCCGCGATGCCGCACGATGCCCTCGTCGAGCACGAGGGCATCGATCTTTTGCGGCGTATAGCGGGCAACCTTGTCGATATCGAAATTCGAAAACGCACGCCGGTATCCGGCGCGCTTGTTCAGGATCGTCGACCAGGACAACCCTGCCTGCGCGCCCTCGAGCACGAGCATCTCGAACAGATGCTGGTCGTTGCGCGAAGGGACACCCCACTCGGTGTCGTGATAGTGTGCGAGCGCTTCGCTCGTCGCCCAGTTGCATCGCTGCTCAGCCACGTTCCGGCTCCTGCTTGGTTGGTTGATCGCCCGTCGATCGGGCCACGCCAGCATAGCGGAACGGGGTGAGGCCGCAACCTGGCCGATCGGCCAATTGTCGCGGGCGGCGAGACCTGCCACGCTATGCGGTAACACATCAATGAGCGAATCGATGAAACAAGACCTCTATCTGATCGGCGTCGACGGCGGTGGCACCGGCACGCGTGTCGTGCTGGCGAACGCCGAAGGGCAGGAACTCGCACAGGGCACGGCGGGGCCATCGGGCCTGGGGCTCGGTGTCGAGCGCGCGTGGGAATCGATCCTTGCGGCCAGCGCGCAAGCGTGCGCACTCGCTGGCGTGACAGCCGACTGGTCGCGCTTCGTCTTCGGCTGCGGGCTCGCGGGCGTCAACAATCGCGACTGGCTGTCCGCCTTTCGCGCCAAGGCGCCGGCGCTTGCCGGTCTGTCTATCGAGCACGACGCCTATTCCACACTGCTCGGCGCTCACGGCGGCGAGCCGGGCGTGATCGTCGCGCTTGGAACGGGCAGCGTGGCGGCTGTGCTAGACCGCGACGGCGAGTGCCGTACGGTCAGCGGCTACGGCTATCCGTCCGCCGACGAAGCGAGCGGTGCATGGCTCGGCCTGCGCGCCATCGTGCATGCGCAGCAGGCGCTCGACGGCCGCGTTCCCCCCGACGAACTCTCACAGGCATTGATCGATCACGTGGGCGTGTCGGATCGCGACGGGCTCGTGGTCTGGCTCTGCGACGCAAATCAGACGGCTTATGCGAGCATTGCGCGCGTCGTCGTCGAGCATCGTGAGCATCCGTTTGCCGCGCGCCTGCTACACGAAGCCGGCCAGGAAATCGGCAAGATGATTGCCGCGCTCGATCCGTCCGGAACTTTGCCCATCGCGCTGTGCGGCGGGCTCGGCCAGCCGTTGAGCGAGTACGTGCCCGCGCCCTATCGGGGACGGCTGCGCGCGCCGCTTTCGGATTCGGCGCATGGCGCGCTGCAACTGGCCCGGCGGGAGGCTACCCGAATCAGCGGGGCATAACCGATGAAGCGCATGACGGACGAGGAGCGGGCACGGGCGGAAACGGAAAGCAGCGCGCCCGAAGGCGATAAAATAGACGCTTTCCGACGCCGCCTGTCCGCCTACCCATGTACAAAGTCATTGCCAGCGATCTGGACGGAACACTGCTGAACAGCAACCACCAGGTCGACCCGTTTACGATCAACACGGTGCGCGCGCTGGAAGCGCAAGGCATCCACATCGTGATCGCGACGGGGCGCCACTATTGCGACGTCGCGGGTATTCGCGACGTGCTGGGCATCCGGCCATATCTGATCACGTCGAACGGCGCCCGCGTCCATTCGCCGGACGACGAAATGATCTTCGCCGACGACCTTCAGGCCGACGCGGTCAAGGAACTCGTGAAACCGGAAATCGCGGGTGAGCATGGGCGCGTGATCGTCAATCTGTTCGCCGACCGCGAATGGCTGATCGATCGGGATGCGCCGGAGTTGCTGCGCTATCACCAGGATTCAGGCTTCACCTATAACGTGACGGATTTGCAGCAGCACGACGGCGCGGACATCGCGAAGGCGCTGTACATTGGCGACCCGAAAGATCTCGCCGTCGTGGCGGCCAACCTGCAGCAGACGTTCGGCGAGACGCTCTATGTCACGTATTCGCTGCCGGACTGTCTCGAGGTGATGACGGCGAACGTATCGAAAGGGCGCGCGCTGCAGTTCGTGCTCGACCGCCTGAATGTGCCTGCGGCGAAGTGCGTCGCCTTCGGCGACAACATGAACGATATCGACATGCTGGAAACGGCGGGCCATCCGTTCATGATGAACAATGCCAATCCTGACCTGATCCAGCGCCTGCCGAACGTGCCGCGTATCGGCAACAACTTCGAAGCGGGCGTCGCGCATCATTTGCGCAAGCTGTTCGCGCTCGACGACGAGCTGACGGCGTAAATCCCGGAGATCAAATGCACATGGCGCGTTCCCGTTCCCGGAAACGCGCCATGTGGCTGTCGACTACCGGGCGAGGGTGAAATTTCCCGCCCGGCTACGCGGCCTCACTGGCCTCAGTCGCGCTCAGTCTCGATAACCGCCGCCCCGATGGTCTTCGTTCCAGCGGTTGCCGTAGTTGTTGTTCCAATGGTTATCGTGATCCCAGCGGCCACGATTCCAGCCGCGATCGCGTCGATAGCCGTCGTAACGATGATCGCCCCAATACCGGTTCCCGTAATAGACCGGCTGCGGCGCAGGCGCAACATAGGCCGGCGCGGGCGTTCCGAGCGACAGGCCGATGTTCAGATTCGTGTGCGCCTGTGCGACACGCATGCGCCAGCGGCGAGGCCAACTGCAACGAGCATGTGAGTGACGATGCGCTTCATTGTGCTTCTCCTGTGAATGCGGCGTGGTTGCCGTACAGGTTCAATCTACGCGTCAGCGGCGGGCGTCGCTGCGACAGGATGTTACGAAGTGAAAGTGTGCGATGCCGGATCGAAGGTGATTTCCGGCCGTTGAGCAACGCGTCATGAGGCCCGGCATTGCGCGGCTTCAGACGCTTTGCCTACATACAGTGGGTTGGGGCGAGTTGGTATTCGAGAAAACCGAAAGACATTTTTAAGCGCGGCGAATGTGACCGTAAACCAGCCTTACATTTGAACCATCTATTAATCCTGTTGTGGCTAAAAAAGGGCGCCGACGCGCCCCTTTTTTATTCAGAACGGATAGCGGCAATCACGCGGTCACGCGTGTGCGCCCGGCTTCCGCGGCATGTTGCGCATTCCCCGCAATCAGCGGATACACGATGCCGGCGATCACGGCGCCGAGAATCGGCGCGATCCAGAAGAGCCACAGCTGATCGACAGCTGCGCCCCCCACGAACAGCGCCGGCCCTGTCGAGCGAGCCGGATTCACCGATGTGTTGGTGACGGGAATCGAGATCAGGTGGATCAGCGTGAGGCACAGGCCGATCGCGATGGGCGCGAAGCCCGCGGGCGCGCGCTTGTCGGTTGCGCCGAGAATTACGAACAGGAAGATGGCTGTCATCACCGTTTCGCACACGAACGCGGCCGGCAACGCGTAGTGACCCGGCGAGCGCTCGCCGTAACCGTTGCTCGCGAAACCGCTTGCGACCAGATGGAAATCCGGGTTGCCCGAAGCAATGACGGACAGCACGAACGCGCCGAGCACTGCGCCCAGCACCTGCGCGACGATATACGGCAGAAGGTCGCGCGCCGGGAAACGGCCCGCGACGGTCAGACCTACGCTGACGGCCGGATTCAGATGGCAACCTGAAATATGCCCGATCGCATACGCCATGGTCAGGACGGTCAGGCCGAAAGCGAGCGACACGCCCACGAAGCCGATGCCGAGCCCATGAACCGGGCCGGCGAAATTTGCCGCGAGGACGGCGCTGCCGCAACCTCCGAGTACAAGCCAGAAGGTGCCGAACAGCTCCGCTGCGAGGCGCTTGGAGAGGTTCATCGTGTGTAATCCTAATAAGTACAGGGGATTCAAGGACGAGAGCGCACGCGCTGCCCGGCACTTGCGAGCGCAAATTTTAAGCAACGTTGCACAAATGCACTGTCAAGAATTGTCATTCACGAACGCGGAATTATTTCGTGATAAACCGCCAGCTGTTTGAACGATTCAGCGATTTTTATAAATACTCAGACGAAATCTTTTGATAGCGCCGTATTACCCGCCATTGCGAATTTCGTTGGCAACGGCTAATCTCCGTGCTAACCACTTTTAGAAAAAGAGGGGAGCCCAAATGTCACAATACGCAGATCTCAAGGCGCAGATCGCACGCCTCGAAGCGGAAGCGGCAGAAGCGCGTCGCAATGAAGTGGGCAATGTGATTGCCGAAATCCGCCAGAAAATCGCCGATTACGGACTTAGCGCGCACGACCTCGGTTTTGCGGAGGCGGCACGCCGCGGACGCCCGCCAAAGAAGGCGCCGCTGCCCGCGAAGTATCAGGATCCGAAGTCGGGGAGCACCTGGAGCGGCAGGGGAAAGCCGCCTAAGTGGATTGCCGGCAAGAACCGCGAACGCTTTCTGATCGGCCAGGTGTAATTGGGACAAACGGCGAAAGCCGCCTGAAGGTGTTCCGGCGGAATACGTCACTTCGGAATCCGTTAATGCGCGGCAAGGCACTGAAGCACGGGGATAGCTTCATTCAGTAAAAGCGCATTGCCGCGCATTGAAGAAAGCGCTTCCATTGCCCGCCGCGTCTTGAACCGCGGAAAAGAAAAAGCCGCCCGGGGAGGCGGCTTTTTACTGCGAGCAATCCGAAAACGACGCTTGAACGCCCGCGCAAACGATTTACATGAACAAATTACGCGTCAATCGCGGCATCGGCAGAGTTGACTGTCGTCAGCCCACCGCCACGCGGCGCAGCATCGGACGGCGGGTCGCTTCGAGCAGCGCCGTGTAGCTATCGACGTAGTTCTGCGCCATGATCTTCGAGCTGAAGCGGCGTTCGAACTGTGCGCGGATTTCCGTGCGCGACAGGTCGTCGATACGCTGCAGCGCCGCCACGGCACCCTGCACGTCTTCGCAGATGAAGCCCGTCACGCCGTGGTCGATCACTTCCGGCACCGAACCGCGGTTGAAGGCGATCACGGGCGTGCCGCACGCCATGGATTCGATCATCACGAGGCCGAACGGCTCCGACCAGTCGATCGGGAACAGCAGCGCTTTCGCGCCCGACAGGAATTCCGGCTTCTGTGCTTCGTTGATCTCGCCGATGAACTCGACGTGCGCCTGCGACAGCAGCGGCTCGATTTCCGTCTTGAAGTATTCCTGGTCGACCTTGTCCACCTTGGCGGCGATCTTCAGCGGCAGACCGCTTTGCGCAGCGATCCTGATGGCTGTATCGACGCGCTTTTCCGGACAGATGCGGCCGAGGAACGCGAGGTATTCGGGCTTCTTGCTGGTTTGCGGCGTCAGCAACTGCTCCGGCAGGCCGTGGTAAATCGTGTTCAGCCAATTGGCCTGTTGCAGCGGCAGGCGCTGCGAATCCGAAATCGAGATCACGGGCGCATCTTCGAATGTATCGAACACCGGCTGCAGTTCGGGCAAATCCAGGCGGCCATGCAGCGTCGTCA
It encodes the following:
- a CDS encoding tetratricopeptide repeat protein, whose product is MDHANLLNTALAHHQAGRLAEAKAIYDEILRANPRHSDALHFLGLLACQIQQYEAGITLMRQSIEVLPNAIYHNNLGNALREHGQLKQSIDSYREAVTLKPDYAEAHNNLGNALREDRQPEAAMRSCAQALELRPGYAEAYNNLGNALKDLGETDSAVLAYRKAISFRQHYADAHNNLGNALTEQGKYDEAIASYHSAIALDPNRALIHNSLGTLHLARGELAEAAVSLQRSIDLDPNQPGVYNNLANTFRDAGESELAAEQYSKALQLAQTIVDSYQSGVANAVHGRSSEPRMSFAQACATLGNAWYGLGRYDEAIDCYQRAVALADDDAEVHHNLAVAYLKTERSDDALRYARKALERKDGSSRMHINLGDVLRSLGELEAAADSYRAAIERSPDADVAHTALLFCEASMSHQRVEAYLADAAYFGKRIAAGVRQFTHRRAPRGKRPLRIGFVSGDLRTHPVGIFTESVLSHIDPLRIELIAYPTNDVVDDTTHRLRPLFDAWTPLWKLSRDAAAQRIVDDGIDILLDMSGHTAFNRLPVFAMKPAPVQVTWLGFFASTGVEQIDYVLGDRYVLPPEEAHHFIEKPWHLPDGYLCMTPPKYDIDVGPLPMQANGYVTFGYLGKLAKMTDGVLDLWARVLQRVPESRLLIKAHELDRAHVVEATYARFAARGIAASRLLLEGGSRRKAYLETFNRVDIVLSPFPYPGGTTTAESLWMGVPVVAMKGDRFLGHIGESVLHSAGFGEWICVDQASYIDKVCELVSSIESLAKLRAGLREHVLASPMCDARRFAGNFEDALEGMWRAYEESAN
- a CDS encoding flagellar protein FliT — protein: MMNDSLTRALDLTRALEDAVSQQDWPRASAIVEERSPLLMSLSPQQTPEALEKIRMIQHIDAGISMHARNGMDRLTERHGEALRRIKSVSLYHTTGML
- the fliD gene encoding flagellar filament capping protein FliD produces the protein MTTTSTSTSSTDVTSLLQQAAQSIISGSTKSTLDVNSLVSALVTAKTAAQSSAITTKQTSDNAELSAIGKIKSALSSLQTAISGLSDGTALNQLAVAVSGTGVTASTTTGKGAVAGNYTLAVTNIATANKISSQAYTSGASLGSGTLTVGVGSNSMQINVTSSDTLATIANSINTANNNPGVSAAVITAADGQHLVLTSKATGAANSVSVSASAGLSSGLNTASFTQVTAGKDANFSLDGNAITSSTNVVTSALTGVNIDISNATANSTQTISITNDTSASEKSINAFVTAYNNYVTTATGLTWDSTQATGSQAGPLLGDSMTNTITNTLGALVGGGISVGGKTISLSSIGINLQHDGTLSVDSTTLENALSSNSSTVAAAFNTTNGMGVTLNNFINTYTQSSGTIDQRTQALNTDLSNLSDQATQLTNYQSTLTDQYNAQFSALNTLMTTMQNNTAYLNQLFGGGGLSGSLNSK
- a CDS encoding flagellin domain-containing protein, which produces MLNINTNIASLTAQNNLSGSQSALSQAINRLSSGKRVNTAADDAAGLAISTSQTASINALTQGAANANNGISMVQTTNGALQSVVDNLQRIRQLAVEAGDGSLDSNALANLQSEVSTRLTEITRVAQQTTFNGQSVLNGISSVNFQIGAFKGQEITADFGTQKWDATNLGINALSVSTASAAQSAMSQIDNVLTSVNTFQATLGATQNTFQAAISTTQTQATNMSAARSQITDADFATETANLSKAQVLQQAGISVLAQANSMPQQVLKLLQ
- a CDS encoding aldo/keto reductase; the encoded protein is MQKRKLGTSQLQVAPLMFGGNVFGWTADEATSFSILDAFADAGLNFIDTADVYSAWVPGNQGGESETIIGKWFAKSGKRDRIVLSTKVGMLGNRKGLSAGNIRAAVEDSLRRLQTDYIDVYFSHLDDEETPLAETLGAYQQLIEAGKVRVIGASNYGGARLQEALQIARDNGLPQYQVIQPEYNLYDRAAYETDLEPIALAERLGVVCYYSLASGFLSGKYRSRDDLSKSARGRKVEAYLNERGFAILDALEEVAGRHGSTPASVALAWLIARPSITAPIASATSVEQLESLVAAVHLTLTDADLRALNDASA